The following are encoded together in the Streptomyces sp. NBC_01465 genome:
- a CDS encoding SDR family oxidoreductase, with amino-acid sequence MSEGEGESVTGEDLAAFDRMVGRLRALPVDDPTRLRAEQVAASFARDGRLRRRKARSADRSAADAAVMAATATGAEGRREDAPLIAPGTGGEFDKPRPCYVCKVGYRQVDPFYHRLCPGCAADNRSRRALTTDLSGRRVLLTGGRVKIGFQLALMMLRDGAELLVTSRFPHDTVRRFAEVPGSDQWLERLTVLAVDLRDPRQVLGLCEELRKEGKPLDILVNNAAQTVRRPPESYALLAAGESPQLPGRTLRAPGFRPMRELVAAADQGALELVLGAAVDEAGLLPDPAPANSWSARLGELDPAEVLETQLVNALAPALLCDRLLPLLLASPRPSKYVVNVTAVEGRFAVRNKMAGHPHTNMAKAALNMLTRTSAAELAVQGVHMCAVDTGWITDENPAPKKDRMAGAGFRTPLDIVDGAARIYDPIVRGEAGAPVSGVFLKDYQEAAW; translated from the coding sequence ATGAGCGAGGGCGAGGGCGAGAGCGTCACGGGGGAGGACCTCGCGGCCTTCGACCGCATGGTCGGCAGGCTGCGGGCCCTGCCCGTCGACGATCCGACGAGGCTGCGCGCCGAGCAGGTCGCGGCGTCCTTCGCCCGCGACGGCCGGCTGCGGCGCCGCAAGGCGCGCAGCGCGGACCGTTCGGCCGCCGACGCGGCCGTCATGGCGGCGACCGCGACGGGTGCGGAGGGCCGCCGGGAGGATGCGCCGCTGATCGCGCCGGGGACCGGCGGGGAGTTCGACAAGCCGCGCCCCTGCTACGTCTGCAAGGTCGGCTACCGGCAGGTCGACCCCTTCTACCACCGGCTCTGTCCCGGCTGCGCCGCGGACAACCGATCCCGCCGGGCGCTCACCACCGACCTCAGCGGGCGGCGTGTGCTGCTCACCGGCGGGCGCGTGAAAATCGGCTTCCAGCTGGCACTGATGATGCTGCGCGACGGCGCCGAACTCCTGGTGACCTCCCGTTTCCCGCACGACACGGTCAGACGGTTCGCCGAGGTGCCGGGCAGCGACCAGTGGCTGGAGCGGCTGACGGTCCTCGCGGTCGATCTGCGCGACCCGCGCCAGGTGCTGGGGCTGTGCGAGGAACTCCGCAAGGAGGGCAAACCGCTCGACATCCTGGTCAACAACGCCGCGCAGACGGTCCGCCGACCGCCCGAGTCCTACGCCCTGCTGGCGGCGGGCGAGTCTCCCCAGTTGCCCGGGCGGACGCTGCGGGCGCCGGGATTCCGGCCGATGCGGGAACTGGTCGCTGCCGCGGACCAGGGCGCGCTGGAATTGGTACTCGGAGCGGCCGTCGACGAGGCGGGGTTGCTTCCCGACCCGGCCCCGGCGAATTCCTGGTCGGCGCGGCTCGGCGAGCTCGATCCGGCGGAAGTGCTGGAGACCCAGCTGGTGAACGCGCTGGCCCCCGCCCTCCTCTGCGACCGGCTGCTTCCGCTGCTCCTCGCGTCCCCCCGCCCGTCGAAGTACGTCGTCAATGTGACGGCGGTCGAGGGGCGGTTTGCCGTACGGAACAAGATGGCCGGGCACCCGCACACCAATATGGCGAAGGCCGCCCTGAACATGCTCACCCGCACCAGCGCCGCCGAACTCGCCGTCCAGGGCGTCCACATGTGCGCCGTCGACACCGGCTGGATCACGGACGAGAACCCGGCGCCGAAGAAGGACCGCATGGCGGGGGCCGGATTCCGTACGCCGCTGGACATCGTGGACGGAGCCGCACGGATCTACGACCCGATCGTGCGCGGAGAGGCCGGCGCACCGGTGTCCGGGGTCTTCCTCAAGGACTACCAGGAGGCAGCATGGTGA
- a CDS encoding WhiB family transcriptional regulator — translation MPINTIVTEAELAWQEKALCAQTGPEFFFPDPGSSTREAKRLCGICEERAACLQYALANDERFGVWGGLSEKERLRLRRTTP, via the coding sequence ATGCCGATCAACACCATCGTCACCGAAGCCGAACTTGCCTGGCAGGAGAAGGCTCTGTGCGCCCAGACGGGGCCGGAGTTCTTCTTCCCCGACCCCGGATCCTCCACCCGCGAGGCCAAGCGGCTCTGCGGGATCTGCGAGGAGCGCGCGGCCTGTCTGCAGTACGCGCTGGCGAACGACGAGCGGTTCGGCGTCTGGGGCGGGCTCTCCGAGAAGGAGCGGCTCCGCCTCAGGCGTACGACACCCTGA
- a CDS encoding ribonuclease inhibitor, which yields MVSEPPFAGVPPVPPRPVADLTPLLDWLRGGRPAGERIDFTAGTALPDGRLDLCKQALGAEGAALIADVLSQVRSPVRHLLLGTDGLGDEGAVAASGAAGVETLYLGCNGVTAAGACRIADQLRASPQVVTGLWLKRNPLGTGGGHAAAELIAAARSLRTLDLVQTGLDPAGLMVLADALLAAADSGRRIDRLFLGGNPLGVSGAVVLAEVVSAGAVGELYVSAAQLGDAGALLLAEALGRAPYGRLTRLAVASNGIGPRAVAPLVAAATASGVELLDLGRVRAAGVLRAADNRVDTEAATAMASALAAAEHRLTHLVLTHTGMRSRGAHKLLDTAGHATTATRFVLGQSIAASIKRRLHAHSAHVPPPTVPPDVSAVRSVHRTPPDGDA from the coding sequence ATGGTGAGCGAGCCGCCCTTTGCCGGAGTACCGCCGGTTCCGCCGCGGCCCGTTGCCGATCTCACCCCGTTGCTCGACTGGTTGCGCGGCGGCCGTCCGGCAGGCGAGCGCATCGACTTCACTGCCGGGACGGCGCTGCCCGACGGGCGGCTCGATCTGTGCAAGCAGGCGCTCGGCGCCGAGGGCGCGGCGCTGATCGCGGACGTACTCTCCCAAGTCCGTTCTCCCGTACGGCATCTGCTCTTGGGCACCGACGGTCTCGGCGACGAGGGTGCGGTCGCGGCCAGCGGGGCGGCCGGGGTGGAGACGCTCTACCTCGGCTGCAACGGGGTCACGGCCGCAGGGGCCTGCCGTATCGCCGACCAGCTGCGGGCATCGCCCCAGGTCGTCACCGGACTCTGGCTCAAGCGCAATCCGCTGGGGACGGGCGGCGGACACGCAGCCGCCGAACTGATCGCCGCAGCGCGGTCGTTGCGGACGCTCGACCTCGTCCAGACGGGGCTCGACCCGGCCGGGCTCATGGTGCTCGCCGACGCGCTGCTCGCAGCTGCCGACTCGGGACGGCGCATCGATCGGCTGTTCCTCGGCGGCAATCCGCTGGGCGTGAGTGGTGCGGTGGTCCTGGCGGAGGTCGTGTCCGCAGGCGCCGTCGGTGAACTGTACGTATCCGCAGCCCAGTTGGGTGACGCGGGAGCTCTGCTCCTCGCCGAGGCGCTGGGGCGTGCACCGTACGGGCGACTCACCCGGCTCGCCGTCGCCAGCAACGGCATCGGCCCGCGTGCCGTCGCTCCGCTGGTCGCGGCGGCCACGGCGAGCGGCGTGGAACTCCTCGACCTCGGTCGGGTCCGCGCCGCCGGAGTCCTGCGCGCGGCCGACAACCGGGTCGACACCGAGGCCGCCACGGCGATGGCCTCGGCGTTGGCGGCGGCCGAGCACCGGCTCACCCATCTCGTCCTCACGCACACGGGTATGCGCAGCCGCGGGGCCCACAAACTCCTCGACACCGCGGGACACGCGACGACCGCCACGCGGTTCGTCCTCGGCCAGTCCATCGCGGCCAGCATCAAACGCCGGCTGCACGCGCACAGTGCGCACGTCCCGCCGCCCACGGTCCCGCCGGACGTCTCCGCCGTACGCAGTGTCCACCGCACCCCGCCCGACGGAGACGCCTGA
- a CDS encoding translation factor GTPase family protein — MRTLNLGILAHIDAGKTSLTERLLHAAGVIDEIGSVDDGSTQTDSLALERQRGITIKSAVVSFAVDDVTVNLIDTPGHPDFIAEVERVLSVLDGAVLVVSAVEGVQAQTRVLMRTLQRLRIPTLIFVNKLDRGGADADRTLRALAEKLTPAVVPMGTAHGAGTRTPTVTAYGPDDDAFTETLTDLLTTYDDDLLAAYVHDEKAVTHARLHEALAAQTRRAQVHPVFFGSAITGAGMAELTAGIRELLPAASGDPDGPVSGTVFKVERGPAGEKIAYVRMLSGSVRVRDALPFGKDSEGKVTAVSVFDQGAAVRVDTVPAGRIGKLWGLGDIRIGDHIGDAPAPSTQRHHFAPPTLETVVVPASTTSRAALHTALTQLAEQDPLINLRHDELRQEISLSLYGEVQKEVIEATLADAYGIDVTFRESTTICIERLDGAGAAFEIIDKDPNPFLATVGLRLEPAPLHSGVEFRLEIELGSMPYAFFRAVEETVRESLQQGINGWEIPDCRVTMTHSGYWPRQSHAHGTFDKSMSSTAGDFRNLTPLIVMDALRRAGTTVHEPMHHFRLETPADTFGAILPVLSKLRAVPQAPVMDGTRSLLEGEIPAASVHSLEQQLPSLTRGEGMLESAFERYRPVSGAAPSRPRTDHNPLNRREYLLQVVRRVSGQVGG, encoded by the coding sequence TTGCGTACCCTGAATTTGGGCATTCTGGCGCACATCGACGCCGGTAAGACCAGCCTGACCGAGCGGCTCCTGCACGCCGCCGGCGTCATCGACGAGATCGGCAGCGTCGACGACGGCTCCACGCAGACCGACTCCCTGGCCCTGGAGCGGCAGCGCGGCATCACCATCAAGTCCGCCGTCGTCTCCTTCGCGGTCGACGACGTCACGGTCAATCTGATCGACACACCCGGCCATCCGGATTTCATCGCCGAGGTGGAGCGGGTCCTCAGTGTGCTCGACGGCGCCGTGCTGGTCGTCTCGGCGGTCGAGGGCGTACAGGCGCAGACCCGCGTACTGATGCGGACGCTGCAGCGCCTGCGCATCCCCACGCTGATCTTCGTCAACAAGCTCGACCGCGGCGGCGCGGACGCGGACCGCACCCTGCGCGCCCTGGCCGAGAAGCTCACCCCGGCGGTGGTCCCGATGGGCACGGCGCACGGCGCCGGCACCCGCACACCCACCGTCACCGCGTACGGGCCGGACGACGACGCCTTCACGGAGACGTTGACCGACCTGCTCACCACGTACGACGACGACCTGCTCGCCGCGTACGTGCACGACGAGAAGGCCGTCACCCACGCCCGCCTCCACGAAGCCCTCGCAGCACAGACCCGCCGCGCCCAGGTGCACCCGGTCTTCTTCGGATCGGCGATCACGGGCGCGGGCATGGCCGAACTGACGGCTGGGATCAGGGAGTTGCTGCCCGCGGCGTCGGGCGACCCGGACGGCCCGGTGTCGGGCACGGTCTTCAAGGTCGAACGCGGTCCCGCGGGCGAGAAGATCGCCTACGTACGGATGCTCTCCGGCTCGGTCCGTGTCCGCGACGCACTGCCCTTCGGCAAGGACAGCGAGGGCAAGGTCACCGCGGTCAGCGTCTTCGACCAGGGCGCGGCGGTCCGCGTCGACACGGTCCCTGCGGGCCGGATCGGCAAGCTCTGGGGACTGGGCGACATCCGTATCGGCGACCACATCGGCGACGCACCGGCACCGTCCACGCAGCGCCACCACTTCGCCCCGCCGACGCTCGAAACCGTCGTCGTACCGGCAAGCACCACCAGCCGGGCAGCGCTACACACGGCCCTCACCCAGCTCGCCGAGCAGGACCCGCTCATCAACCTGCGCCACGACGAGCTCCGCCAGGAGATCTCCCTGTCGCTGTACGGCGAGGTCCAGAAGGAGGTCATCGAGGCGACACTCGCCGACGCGTACGGAATCGACGTCACCTTCCGCGAGTCGACGACCATCTGCATCGAACGGCTTGACGGTGCCGGAGCGGCATTCGAAATCATCGACAAGGACCCCAATCCCTTCCTCGCGACGGTCGGTCTCCGACTCGAGCCGGCCCCGCTGCATTCGGGAGTGGAATTCCGCCTGGAGATCGAACTCGGATCCATGCCGTATGCATTCTTCCGGGCCGTCGAGGAAACAGTGCGGGAATCCCTCCAGCAGGGAATCAACGGCTGGGAGATCCCCGACTGCCGCGTCACGATGACGCATTCCGGCTACTGGCCCCGCCAGAGCCACGCCCATGGCACGTTCGACAAGAGCATGTCGAGCACGGCGGGGGACTTCCGCAACCTGACCCCGCTGATCGTGATGGACGCGCTGCGCCGGGCGGGCACCACGGTGCACGAACCGATGCACCACTTCCGCCTGGAGACCCCGGCCGACACCTTCGGCGCGATCCTCCCTGTGCTGTCCAAGCTGCGGGCCGTCCCGCAGGCGCCGGTCATGGACGGCACGCGGAGCCTGCTGGAGGGCGAGATTCCGGCGGCCTCGGTGCACAGTCTGGAGCAGCAACTGCCTTCCCTGACACGGGGCGAGGGCATGCTGGAGAGCGCCTTCGAGCGCTACCGGCCTGTCAGCGGTGCTGCCCCGTCGCGGCCCCGCACGGACCACAATCCGCTCAACCGCAGGGAGTATCTGCTGCAGGTGGTGCGGCGGGTGAGCGGTCAGGTGGGCGGCTGA
- a CDS encoding VOC family protein has translation MLSTRFVTGSPNWVDLATPSTEEAVAFYGGLFGWQFEPGDPQFGGYGSFTHDGRQIGGAMGGITEVQPFWSVYFHTSDAEATVKAVEGAHGNKEFGPDDVGSLGRMAGFRDASGARFSTWQPLDHKGFGAVNESGSLCWAELYTPDVPAAAAFYNAVYGWDIASVPFEGGTYTMASPAGGGEAASFAGIVPLDMDPQAAGSGPFWLLYFEVDDPDATVATARRLGGRIDLEPAYMKGVGRFAKISDPHGARFAVIKSDSQTG, from the coding sequence ATGCTCAGCACCCGTTTCGTCACTGGTTCACCCAACTGGGTCGACCTTGCCACTCCGTCCACCGAGGAAGCCGTCGCCTTCTACGGCGGGCTCTTCGGGTGGCAGTTCGAGCCGGGCGACCCGCAGTTCGGGGGGTACGGCTCGTTCACGCACGACGGTCGGCAGATCGGGGGCGCCATGGGCGGCATCACCGAGGTGCAGCCGTTCTGGTCGGTCTACTTCCACACCTCCGATGCCGAAGCCACCGTCAAGGCCGTCGAAGGCGCCCACGGGAACAAGGAGTTCGGGCCCGACGACGTCGGGTCGCTGGGGCGGATGGCGGGGTTCCGCGACGCGTCCGGTGCGCGCTTCTCCACCTGGCAGCCCCTCGATCACAAGGGGTTCGGCGCGGTCAACGAATCCGGCTCGCTCTGCTGGGCCGAGCTCTACACGCCCGACGTCCCCGCTGCCGCCGCGTTCTACAACGCCGTCTACGGGTGGGACATCGCGTCGGTGCCCTTCGAGGGCGGTACGTACACGATGGCCAGCCCCGCCGGCGGTGGCGAGGCGGCGAGCTTCGCCGGCATCGTGCCGCTCGACATGGATCCGCAGGCGGCCGGGTCGGGACCGTTCTGGCTGCTGTACTTCGAGGTCGACGATCCCGACGCGACCGTCGCCACGGCGCGGAGGCTCGGCGGGCGCATCGACCTGGAGCCGGCGTACATGAAGGGCGTGGGGCGGTTCGCGAAGATCAGCGATCCGCACGGGGCACGGTTCGCTGTCATCAAGAGCGATTCTCAGACGGGCTGA
- a CDS encoding GMC family oxidoreductase yields MSTEGTEYDYVIVGAGSAGCVLAARLSEDPSVTVALVESGGRDRKPEIRIPAAFPKLFKTRYDWDFTTVKQSALGGRELYWPRGHMLGGSSSMNAMMWVRGHRDDYDAWGDAAGEEWSYEGLLPYFRRVEHWTGPRPEQSVYGTDGPLFISPPRDPNPVTAAFIKACAAHGLPELPELNGPDHSGCAVTPLNQRSGRRWSAADGYLKPARRRPNLDIFTDATVRRLTFDDTGTRATGIVAEGSPGRLTARREVILSAGAIGSPQLLLLAGIGDPEQLREAGVEVRAGSPDVGRHLKDHLAFAATVHCPSPVTLTGADSLANVGRFLLGGRGPLTSNIGEAVAFLRSTPELAAPDIELIFAPVPFVNHGLEAPTEHGITIGVILLQPESEGRITVTGPDEHSAPLIDPGYLEAGADVRRLIAGVRRAEELLADPALAPYNTGSPMEVYPGIVDDEHLAEAIRAGAETLYHPVGTCRMGADPGSVTDPRLRVRGVQGLRVVDASVMPAITRGHTHAPTVALAEKAAELIREDRREESRTS; encoded by the coding sequence TTGAGCACCGAGGGAACGGAATACGACTACGTGATCGTGGGTGCGGGGTCGGCGGGCTGCGTCCTGGCCGCACGGCTCTCCGAGGACCCGTCGGTCACGGTGGCCCTCGTCGAGTCGGGAGGTCGCGACCGCAAACCGGAGATCCGGATACCGGCGGCCTTCCCCAAGCTCTTCAAGACCCGCTACGACTGGGACTTCACGACCGTCAAGCAGTCCGCGCTCGGCGGCCGCGAACTCTACTGGCCGCGCGGGCACATGCTCGGCGGCTCCTCGTCGATGAACGCCATGATGTGGGTGCGCGGCCACCGCGACGACTACGACGCGTGGGGGGACGCGGCGGGCGAGGAGTGGTCGTACGAGGGACTCCTCCCGTACTTCCGGCGCGTCGAGCACTGGACCGGACCGCGTCCCGAGCAGTCGGTCTACGGCACCGACGGGCCCCTCTTCATCTCACCGCCCCGCGACCCCAACCCGGTGACCGCCGCCTTCATCAAGGCCTGCGCCGCCCACGGCCTGCCCGAACTGCCCGAGCTGAACGGACCCGACCACAGCGGCTGCGCCGTCACCCCGCTCAACCAGCGCTCCGGCCGCCGCTGGAGCGCGGCCGACGGCTACCTCAAACCGGCCAGGCGCCGCCCCAACCTGGACATCTTCACGGACGCCACCGTCCGCAGGCTCACCTTCGACGACACCGGAACCCGCGCCACCGGCATCGTCGCCGAGGGCTCACCGGGCCGCCTCACCGCCCGCCGCGAAGTGATCCTCAGCGCGGGCGCGATCGGCTCCCCACAACTCCTGCTGCTGGCCGGGATCGGCGACCCCGAGCAGCTGCGCGAGGCGGGCGTCGAGGTCCGCGCGGGCTCCCCGGACGTGGGCCGCCACCTCAAGGACCACCTCGCCTTCGCCGCGACCGTGCACTGCCCGAGCCCGGTCACGCTCACCGGGGCCGACTCCCTCGCCAACGTCGGTCGCTTCCTCCTCGGCGGCCGCGGACCGCTCACCTCGAACATCGGCGAGGCGGTGGCCTTCCTCCGCAGTACGCCCGAACTGGCCGCCCCCGACATCGAGTTGATCTTCGCGCCGGTTCCGTTCGTCAACCACGGCCTCGAAGCGCCCACCGAACACGGCATCACCATCGGCGTGATCCTGCTCCAGCCGGAGAGCGAGGGCCGCATCACCGTGACCGGCCCGGACGAGCACAGCGCGCCCCTGATCGACCCGGGATATCTGGAGGCGGGCGCCGATGTACGCCGGCTGATCGCAGGGGTACGCAGGGCGGAGGAGCTCCTCGCGGACCCGGCCCTCGCCCCGTACAACACCGGGAGTCCCATGGAGGTGTACCCGGGCATCGTCGACGACGAGCACCTGGCGGAGGCGATCCGCGCGGGCGCCGAGACGCTCTACCACCCGGTCGGCACCTGCCGCATGGGCGCGGACCCGGGCTCGGTCACCGACCCCCGGCTGCGCGTCAGGGGAGTGCAGGGGCTGCGCGTGGTCGACGCGTCGGTGATGCCTGCGATCACCCGGGGACATACGCACGCCCCGACCGTCGCCCTCGCGGAGAAAGCCGCCGAGCTGATCCGGGAGGACAGGCGGGAAGAATCCCGTACGTCATAA
- a CDS encoding DEAD/DEAH box helicase: MSGQEQDPVPAGKHARALLHQAERLQAAARSVLTDHTTAVDAVRAALAPLQDALVRDELGSIPVSRLKDVTEGRLRLTALEQAGYATVLQVYEAPRHALQQVPGVGRQTADQALAAARQIAAAVAETVSVRIDVDRPEPRTTALIGALNPLVEAGSELRRAHDAARQLDTTLGPLLAQAGAARGRLRMAFAGAKRRTEAYAALAAIRTLRDEAVVRETPALLAQASTDLLRRPVTEAEAWVDFELRSAEYYSQLAEIAGQGPDLAAAEGFVPSDIADRVRAQKLDDTHLRVSLRGYQSFGARFALAQRRVIIGDEMGLGKTVQAIAALSHLAAEGATHFMVVCPASVLINWTREIGTRSTLRAHPVHGPERQEAFAEWQERGGIAVTTFDSLHLLPAPTDPRLALLVVDEAHFAKNPSTRRARTVASWADLAERVLFLTGTPMENRVAEFRSLVRILRPDLAPEVQDVDAVAGSQAFRRAVAPAYLRRNQEDVLTELPALVQVDEWEEFSASDLDAYREAVAAGNFMRMRRAAYAHPEKSAKLGRLRELVEEAAANNLKVVVFSYFRDVLATVGEALDGAAVHGPISGDLQAARRQQLVDDFSGAPGHAVLLSQIQAGGVGLNMQAASVVILCEPQIKPTMEHQAVARAHRMGQVRTVQVHRLLAADSVDQRMLELLADKTRLFDAYARRSDTADATPDAVDVSDGSLARRIVEEEQLRLAARAEA; this comes from the coding sequence GTGAGCGGTCAGGAGCAGGATCCCGTCCCTGCGGGCAAGCACGCCCGCGCCCTCCTCCACCAGGCGGAGCGGCTGCAGGCCGCTGCCCGCTCGGTCCTCACCGACCACACCACCGCCGTCGACGCCGTCCGTGCCGCCCTCGCCCCGCTCCAGGACGCCCTCGTCCGCGACGAGCTCGGATCGATACCGGTCTCCCGGCTCAAGGACGTCACCGAAGGACGGCTGCGCCTCACCGCCCTCGAACAGGCCGGCTACGCCACGGTCCTCCAGGTGTACGAGGCTCCCCGCCACGCCCTGCAGCAGGTGCCCGGTGTCGGCCGGCAGACCGCGGACCAGGCCCTCGCCGCAGCCCGGCAGATCGCCGCCGCGGTCGCGGAGACCGTGTCCGTACGGATCGACGTCGACCGGCCCGAGCCGCGCACCACCGCCCTCATCGGCGCCCTCAACCCGCTCGTCGAAGCCGGGTCCGAACTCCGCCGCGCGCACGACGCCGCCCGGCAGCTCGACACCACCCTCGGCCCGCTCCTCGCGCAGGCCGGGGCCGCCCGGGGCCGGCTGCGCATGGCCTTCGCCGGAGCCAAGCGGCGGACCGAGGCGTACGCCGCGCTCGCCGCGATCCGCACTCTCCGCGACGAGGCCGTTGTACGCGAGACGCCCGCGCTCCTCGCCCAGGCTTCGACCGATCTCCTCCGCAGGCCCGTCACCGAGGCCGAGGCCTGGGTGGACTTCGAGCTCCGGTCGGCGGAGTACTACAGCCAGCTCGCGGAGATCGCGGGCCAGGGTCCCGATCTCGCCGCCGCCGAGGGGTTCGTCCCCTCCGACATCGCCGACCGCGTCCGCGCCCAGAAGCTCGACGACACCCATCTGCGGGTATCCCTGCGCGGCTATCAGTCCTTCGGGGCCCGTTTCGCCCTCGCCCAGCGCCGGGTGATCATCGGCGACGAGATGGGGCTCGGCAAGACGGTCCAGGCGATCGCCGCGCTCTCCCATCTCGCCGCCGAGGGGGCCACGCACTTCATGGTCGTCTGCCCGGCGAGCGTACTGATCAACTGGACGCGCGAAATCGGCACTCGCTCCACCCTCCGCGCCCACCCCGTGCACGGCCCCGAACGGCAGGAGGCCTTCGCCGAGTGGCAGGAGCGGGGCGGGATCGCGGTCACGACGTTCGACTCGCTGCATCTGCTGCCCGCACCCACCGATCCCCGGCTCGCGCTGCTCGTCGTCGACGAGGCCCACTTCGCCAAGAACCCCAGCACCCGCCGGGCCCGGACCGTCGCCTCCTGGGCGGACCTCGCCGAGCGCGTCCTCTTCCTGACCGGCACCCCCATGGAGAACCGGGTCGCGGAGTTCCGCAGCCTCGTACGCATCCTCCGGCCCGATCTGGCGCCCGAGGTGCAGGACGTCGACGCGGTCGCGGGGTCGCAGGCGTTCCGCCGGGCCGTCGCCCCCGCCTATCTCCGGCGCAATCAGGAGGACGTCCTCACCGAGCTGCCCGCCCTCGTCCAGGTCGACGAGTGGGAGGAGTTCAGCGCGAGCGATCTCGACGCCTACCGGGAGGCTGTCGCGGCCGGAAACTTCATGCGCATGCGCCGGGCCGCCTACGCCCACCCCGAGAAGTCGGCGAAGCTCGGGCGGCTGCGTGAGCTCGTCGAAGAGGCGGCCGCCAACAACCTCAAGGTCGTGGTGTTCTCCTACTTCCGCGACGTGCTCGCCACCGTCGGCGAAGCCCTTGACGGGGCGGCGGTCCACGGACCGATCTCCGGTGACCTCCAGGCCGCCCGGCGCCAGCAGTTGGTGGACGACTTCTCCGGCGCCCCCGGCCATGCGGTGCTGCTCAGCCAGATCCAGGCCGGCGGTGTCGGCCTCAACATGCAGGCCGCATCCGTCGTCATCCTCTGCGAGCCGCAGATCAAACCGACCATGGAGCACCAGGCCGTCGCCCGCGCCCACCGGATGGGCCAGGTCAGGACCGTCCAGGTGCACCGGCTGCTCGCGGCCGACAGCGTGGACCAGCGGATGCTGGAGCTGCTGGCCGACAAGACGCGGCTCTTCGACGCCTACGCGCGGCGCAGCGACACGGCGGACGCGACGCCGGACGCGGTCGA